A window of the Bacillus solimangrovi genome harbors these coding sequences:
- a CDS encoding MFS transporter gives MLGEEVQTKNEHSYLENLILPVKESRHFRFLWIGQLLSSFGSAIHMVILPLVVYSLTGSTMVMGITMTMYMIPNVLILPFSGLIVDKFNRINLMLLIEFIRTFLMITIMILLISDTLTIQILYVLVAINGLMAGLFHPAYFAVRAKIFVPKIRNAANALTQMSTQVVRLIGPALGGLIVSASSAAIGFGIDALTFFLSFICLLFLRDLATNHTPTTVKDSLNNKSNVKSDFLEGIKVLKSHPWLWITILAFSFITLCYTGIIVILIPWLFNIYYQFEPFIFGLCMTFSGLGAGLAALIFGMRQQWEKRGLMAYSGVIVSGLSLLAMPFVPWVPGLLTLMAIQGFGVMVFGLVWETSLQELVPEEMFGRVASLDMLGSYALLPLGYLLIGWLAESIGGSTTIIILSVITTLSSAILLCIPSIRKFN, from the coding sequence ATGCTTGGTGAAGAAGTACAGACGAAAAATGAACATTCGTATCTCGAAAATTTAATATTACCAGTTAAAGAATCTCGTCATTTTAGATTCTTGTGGATCGGGCAACTACTCTCGTCTTTTGGAAGTGCTATTCATATGGTGATTCTTCCGTTAGTTGTGTATTCGTTAACTGGGTCTACAATGGTAATGGGAATTACTATGACAATGTATATGATACCTAATGTGCTCATCCTACCATTTTCAGGATTAATCGTTGACAAATTTAATCGCATTAATCTGATGTTACTCATTGAATTTATTCGTACATTTCTTATGATAACGATAATGATCTTACTAATTTCAGATACCTTAACTATACAAATCTTATATGTATTGGTTGCAATTAATGGTTTAATGGCTGGTTTGTTTCATCCTGCATATTTCGCTGTTCGTGCGAAAATTTTTGTTCCAAAGATTCGTAACGCTGCAAATGCATTAACTCAAATGAGTACTCAAGTCGTACGATTAATTGGACCTGCACTAGGTGGACTAATTGTCTCTGCATCATCTGCTGCTATTGGATTTGGTATAGATGCATTAACTTTTTTCTTGTCTTTTATATGTCTATTATTCTTAAGGGATCTGGCTACAAATCATACACCTACTACTGTCAAGGATTCCTTGAATAACAAGTCTAACGTTAAAAGTGATTTTTTAGAAGGTATTAAAGTGTTAAAAAGTCATCCTTGGTTATGGATCACAATTTTAGCATTTTCCTTTATTACTCTTTGTTACACAGGAATTATTGTCATCTTGATTCCTTGGTTGTTTAATATTTATTATCAATTTGAACCTTTTATATTTGGTTTATGTATGACATTTTCCGGATTAGGTGCTGGACTTGCTGCTCTCATTTTTGGTATGAGACAACAATGGGAAAAACGCGGTCTGATGGCTTACAGTGGTGTTATAGTAAGTGGATTGTCATTATTGGCAATGCCTTTCGTCCCTTGGGTTCCTGGATTATTAACTTTAATGGCTATTCAAGGGTTCGGTGTTATGGTTTTTGGACTAGTTTGGGAAACTAGTTTACAAGAGCTTGTACCTGAAGAAATGTTTGGGAGAGTAGCGAGTCTTGATATGTTAGGATCCTATGCGTTACTTCCACTAGGATATTTGTTAATTGGTTGGTTAGCAGAAAGTATCGGCGGATCTACTACGATTATAATTTTATCAGTAATAACAACTCTGTCTTCTGCAATTCTTCTATGCATACCTAGTATCCGAAAGTTTAATTAA
- a CDS encoding DUF1878 family protein, giving the protein MNIEKEIGKLKYQIKLLKCMVNGDEFPFFMYAIDHEFEENQVNALLKILTAFRYRMYEGTDDNYHHYHELNKADAQLQSLLIIYQIETSEIYKHELPSIIEFRHYLNCIFAEKETNPKHILLSLKRQSIYKELCDYLLNQIEDL; this is encoded by the coding sequence ATGAATATCGAAAAAGAAATCGGGAAATTAAAGTATCAAATTAAACTACTAAAATGTATGGTGAACGGTGATGAGTTTCCATTTTTTATGTATGCTATAGATCATGAGTTTGAGGAGAATCAAGTTAATGCTCTATTGAAGATCTTAACAGCTTTCAGATACCGTATGTACGAAGGTACAGATGATAACTATCATCATTATCATGAATTAAACAAAGCGGATGCACAGTTACAGTCTTTATTAATAATATATCAAATCGAAACCTCAGAGATATACAAACATGAACTACCAAGTATTATTGAGTTCAGACACTACTTAAATTGTATCTTTGCTGAGAAGGAAACAAACCCAAAACATATCCTTTTGAGTTTAAAAAGGCAATCCATTTATAAAGAACTTTGTGATTATCTACTGAATCAGATAGAGGATCTATAG